Below is a window of Aureibacillus halotolerans DNA.
TCCTTTTCCTATATGACGGAAACTCACGGCTGGAACAGGAGGTGTCATGGCAGCTGCCTTTCTCTCTAAATTAGGTCTCTTAGCTCCTTGAAGAAGTCTTGAAGAACCGGCAGGTTCCTTCGTCATTTTCTCTGGAAGAGAGGGTCTTTTCCCTGTTCTCTCTGACATCACCATTCTTTTTGCTTTCCAGCTATCAAAGCCTGGATAATCTACGGTTAATTCATTCGTATCCTGAGGATCATAGGTGATTTCAACTTTACATCCAACAAAATGGACCCCAACTTCATATTTTTTATCCTGAAAACTGATGCAGCCAGCTTTATCGACCTTTCTTGTTTCTGAATGCAGAAAGGCGTGGGCAAGCTCTTCGGCTGAAACGTGACGAATAGGCGTACCTTCCCTGCGATAAGCCTCTAACGGTGTGACGCCTTTCCCTAGAGCCCGATGTGGCTTATGGAGATAACGCTCATCCAGCCATACGCCTAACCATTGATTTAACGCTT
It encodes the following:
- a CDS encoding Mu transposase C-terminal domain-containing protein: VAFLDDATRYPLHVSFYPMLDARCVEDAFREAVRKHGVPESVYFDNGKQYRTKWMARTCSKLGTRLLYARPYSPESTGKVERFNRTFEEFINEVRLEDPQTIEALNQWLGVWLDERYLHKPHRALGKGVTPLEAYRREGTPIRHVSAEELAHAFLHSETRKVDKAGCISFQDKKYEVGVHFVGCKVEITYDPQDTNELTVDYPGFDSWKAKRMVMSERTGKRPSLPEKMTKEPAGSSRLLQGAKRPNLERKAAAMTPPVPAVSFRHIGKGGTRHV